The segment TCCAGTACTATTTGTTAGAAAGAAGGATGGAAGCTTGAGACTTTGCATTGATTATAGAGGATTAAATAAGGTGACCATCAAGAACAAGTACCCACTACCCAGGATCGACGAACTGCTGGACCAGTTGGAAGGAGCGACCTGGTTCTCCAAGATAGATCTTGCCTCGGGATACCACCAAATTCCTATAGCTGAGAAGGATGTACAGAAGACTGCATTTCGGACTCGTTATGGACATTTTGAATTCGTCGTAATGCCGTTTGGGTTAACTAACGCGCCAGCAGCCTTCATGGGAATGATGAATAATGTTTTCCGAGAGTACCTAGACCGCTGCGTGATAGTCTTTATCGATGATATACTCATCTACTCTCGGAGCAAGGAGGAACACGACTGGCACCTCAGGATAGTATTGGAAAAATTGCGCAAACATAAGCTGTACGCAAAgttaagcaagtgtagtttttGGCAGAGAAAGATAGGATTCCTCGGACATGTTATCACAGAGGCAGGGGTAGCGGTAGACCAGGAAAAGATAAAAGCCATAACTCAATGGCCTACCCCAAAGAATGCCACGGAAGTAAGGAGCTTTTTAGGTCTGGCCGGGTATTACCGGAAGTTTGTACGAGATTTCGCCACTACAGCAAAACCCCTCACCAGACTAACCGGGAAGGACATCAGGTTTGATTGGTCAGAATCGTGCACCAAAGGGTTCGAACAGTTGAAACATCAGTTGACTCAGACACCAGTATTAGTCCTGCCACGAACCGGGATACCATTCGTGGTATACACGGACGCCTCAGGGGTGGGAGTGGGGTGTGTACTCATGCAGGAAGAACGGGTCATTGCTTACGCGTCACGTCAACTAAAGAAACACGAAGTCAACTACCCCACTCACGACCTGGAACTAGCGGCCGTGGTTTTCGCCCTAAAGATCTGGCGGGCTTACTTATACGGAGAGAAGGTGCAAGTTTTTACTGATCACAAGAGTTTGAAGTACGTCTTCACCCAGGCTGACCTGAACCTTAGGCAAAGAAGGTGGATGGAAATGCTAGCCGATTTCGACTTACAAATCGATTACCATCCTGGGAAAGGAAACCCAGTCGCAGACGCGCTTAGCAGGAGAAGGTCCGATGTCTCGGGGGCCAGAGAGGTGCAAGAGCTCTCGGGAATGTTGGCAACATTGAGCCTGAGGGCCACGACGGTTCAGGAGGACAGAATGGGACTCGAAGCATTGGATCAGGCAGATTTGCTTTGGAGAATCAAGGAAGAACAGCGGAAGAATGACAGTTTAATGGAGAAGGTCAGCAAACAAGTCATCGGTTACCGTACTGCGGAAAACGGGACCATACTTTTCCGGAATAGGGTGAGTGTTCCGAATAACTGGGACCTGAGGAGAGAAATTTTGAGACAAGCTCATCAGACGCGTTTCTCCATTCACCCCGGAAGTACTAAGATGTATCGGGACCTGAAACGATATTATCATTGGGATGGAGTGAAGAGCGACGTGGCAACGTGGGTCTCCCAGTGTCCTACTTGTCAAGTAGTCAAGGCGGAGAAAAGGGTACCGAGTGGATTATTGCAGGGCTTACCACTACCCCAGTGGAAATGGGACATGGTCACCATGGACTTCGTGACAGGATTGCCCCGGATCACGGGCAATAAGGATGCAATATGGGTGGTAGTGGATCGACTCACAAAGACAGCACATTTCATTGCCATCAAGAAGACTGATGGAGCGGACATACTCGCCCGCAAGTACTTAGACGCGGTGGTACGGCTACATGGAATACCTGTGAGCATCGTGTCGGATAGGGACCCCAAGTTCACTTCAGCCTTCTGGCAGGCATTCCAGAAGGGATTAGGCACCAAGGTACACCTCAGCACGGCCTACCATCCCCAGACCGACGGTCAGTCGGAGCACACGATACAGACACTGGAAGACATGCTGCGAGCGTGTGTCTTGGACTGGGGAGGGAAGTGGGGTGAGTACCTGCCGCTGGTGGAATTCGCATACAACAACAGTTATCACGCCAGCATCGGAATGTCCCCGTTCGAGGCTCTGTATGGGAGGCCCTGTCGAACCCCGATGTGCTGGACCGAAGTGGGGGAGCGACGCGGTATGGAGCCGAGTCTGATTAATGAAACAGTAGAGCAGGTAAACCTGCTGAAGGAACGACTCAAAGAGGCTCACGACCGTCAGAAAAGTTATGCTGACCAGCGCCGAAAACATCTAGAATTCGCGCTGGGAGATGAGGTATACTTAAAAATGCGTACGTTCCGCGGAAATGATCCAAATCGGAAACTAAAGAAACTCAAGCCTAGATACATGGGCCCCTTTGTCATCACGGAGCGAATCGGAGCAGTAGCGTATCGACTGGTGCTACCACCTGACATGGCAGATTTTCATGATGTGTTCCAAGTGTCAGTCCTACGGAAGGTGGTACGAGAGCCTGAGCTGGTTTTGCCCCAGCCGCCCCTGGACGCGCAACCCAACTTAACCCTGAATAGTACCCCTATCAGGATCCTAGACCGGAAAGAGTTAGATGTCCGTGGAAAGAAGGTAGGGATGGTACTAGTTCGATGGGAAAGAGATGGGATACCTGACGAGGTATGGGAGCGTGAGTCCCAATTTTTGGACGCCTATCCGGGGATGTTCCAGACGGAGACACagcagaattcggggacgaattcagttctagtgggggagaattgtaacacCCCGGCCCAGGCCCAAGTGGAAAAGGCCCAACAGAGAGAAACCCTAAGTAACCCTAATCCTAACAACTATAAAAAGAGGTGCCTCTCTACAGCTGAGCCATCACAAACCCACCAAGCGAAGCCCTGCGAGACACGAGAGCTGCCGCCGCCACCAGCACGCCGAGGAAGCGCCGCCGTCGACCACCGTCCGCGCAGCCCAAGTCGCCGATCGCGGGTGCCAAGCCGTCGGCTTCTCGATTCTGTGGAGTGTAACCGCCTGCGTTTAGAGCATTAAGGTAAAACCTCAGATCCCTATTCTTCCTAGTCTTCGGTGATGTAGATCTGAGATTAAAAACTCCCTTTCTCTCATCCAGACTTCCGAGAGCCAGATCCGGAACAGAAACTGCTACCTTGCTGTCTTAGATCCAGTCCGACAACCAATTAAGGTGAGGACTTGTCTGTGAACTCCTCTCAAGATCCCTAACCCTGTATAGTATTAGGGAGTATCTAGTATGAGCTAGGTTGATTGTTATGATGAATGAATGAAATCAATGATGAGATTGATGAAATGTTGATGATGATTGAGAACCTAGTGGATCTAGGGAAAGAAAGTAAATAAAGTAAGAGTCTAGAATgactaaagaaagaaagagtctAGTAAGACTAAGAGAAACTAAGAAAGTTGAATGAAATACAAACCACCGAgggactggtggggagtatgggaaacgcggcggccgtagcgttcaaaaacggcaagtaagaatagaggcgccggtaagattgagtcacgccgagtcttggcgggaaggggtcgtaatacactgcaaGGGGTATGGACTACATCCAAGGGAACCGGATGCCGGGTGTACCAGGGCAGGCGACTTCATAGGGATGCAGCAAGAAAGGGGAGGGttggtccgcttgagctgtgtaggtcctagGCGTCTAGGGTGTTTGATTGTTAACTGCTAGCCCTGCTAGATTACGTTCTAATACTTGCTGTGTTATGTGTTTTGATAAGAGTTAGCGGGTTCCTAGAACCCGTCCTCACTGAGTATTTTCCCCAAAATGCTCACCCCTCTCTTCCGCAGGTACGGACGAGGAAACGCAGGAGTAAGGTTGGAGTGGTGATGGTTCCTGGGCCGGGAATGTTCTTATTTTTCATGTTCTTATTTTTAAATCGTTTGCTTTTCAAGACCGGTGTTTAAACTTGTTACTTATGATTTCCGTTAAGATTTCTAAGCAATAAAAAGGATTTGGAGTTTCTTTTATCGTTAAGTTGTGAATTTAATTAAAAAGGGGACCAGTAGGGGATACACGGGTTGTCGGGAAATGTGACAAGTGTACCCCTACTCCGTCCCGGGAACCCCAGGAGAAGTTGGGGAAGGGACGGGTCTTTCATAACGGGCATGGATAAAGACAACCGAATAAGTCTTTTGGTTGTAGAGAGTAGTGGAAGATCGCAACAAATATTGGAACGAATGGAACCAATAGTGGAACCGGGACCTGTAGATAAACTCTCGTGGCTGGGTAAAAAGTTTGGGTGCTAAGAACTACAAAGAGTTGCAGGCATTGGAGGATGAAATTGGAACTAAAGCCATAACTTTGTACGTAGAAGATAAGCAGGGAAATAACGAGACGATAGAGGGTGGAAATAATGATGATGCCACTGCGGAGACGGATGCCACTGGGGAGGGATACCGCTATGGAGACGGATACTGCTATGGAGACTAATAACGATGCGGAGACAGATACCGCTGTTCCAACCACTGATAAGTTTGTTGAACAGCCACCAGCCATAAAATCGACTAAGTATATAGAGGAATGGGGTGATGGTTTGAGTCTGTGTAAACATGACAAATTTTCAAGTAATAGCGTAATTCAGGAGATCGTCGATAGAGCTGCTTATAGCGAATGCTATCATTATCTCACCAGTAAGTCTGATCGTAGACAAGATATTACCTAAGAACCATAAAGGTATGTAGGTAGCCTTTCTAAAGGCACAAccataatatattttatctcATCAGTGGTCAACCCTTAGAATCTTTCTCAATGGACAAGGATTGGAGATCTCTGATCTCGAAAACACAATGCAATTTAATATGGCCCGAAGTTGAAGAAACTCCTTGTTGCAAGGACATAAGATAATCAATGCGGAATGGAGATCAAGAGACCTGTTGAAGGCTTCTTTACTATACAATCAACCAAAAACCCTAACCCTATTTCTGAGTGGATTTTATGATCCATCACCTGTTAATGTCAAAAGTCCGCTTATTATTGTGATGATATAACTTGTTATTGATATAACTCAAAATTTTTACTAATCATGaattagttttgaatttttgaagtTGTGTGTGAGTTGTGATTGATATTGTTGTGTTGCAATTTTAAGTTATGATTATAAAAGTGATAACTCAGATGCTAAATCAACCAAATTCTCATGTATTAAGAATTGAGCTAAAAAAATGTCTGGGCTTTCTAcgtctattttttattttttaacaaattcaACAATTTACAATACACATGATCATATAATTTAGTAcgtttagttttattaattagtacaatatatattcaatcttttaatataaatatagcTATCTacttgatttatttttatatttttaattgttaattTTGTTTGGTAACTATTATgtacataaattattttatatatatggaagatttatatatatatgtgtgtgtgagTGTGTATATTTGAATATCTTTAGTTAATTTttaagttaatatatttatttttctctgcatatttttattaactgtatatttaattttattatatattttaaaaataatacgtattaaatttatatattgaaaaaaaagttACCAATCAATATGTTGGTAACATAGAAACTCATATTATTTAAGCAAAGACGAAGCCTATATCCGTTTTGAAAAGTCTATATAAGATATATGGGTTTGGTCTACAAGTTGAGCGGTCTTATTCAATACCTCGTCAGAGATTTCAATAAAATAATCCTGAATTCCTTCTCTTTACACATGAGAAAGCACGATAAAAGTCCACTCTTTAGTTTCCTACAGATCAAGTAAAAGATGATGCACAAGAAGATGCTACTCGTTGCAGCGTCGATCATCTTGAATCTCGTATTGATCATTCATGTTCTTTATAATAACTCAACCACATGGAATCCGTCATGGACTAATAGAGCCGCCAAGGAGGCAGAGGACGTAGCCTCTGTTTCATGCTCAGGCCACGGCAGAGCTTATGTAGACGGTTTAGGTATCCTTGACGGCAATAAACCTCCTTGTGAGTGCAACAACTGCTACACAGGAAAAGACTGTTCCTTTCTTCTCCCAGATTGTCATGCTGCTGCTAACTCGTATGCAACAACTTTTTATTAGTTCTCTTTTTAGATCATTATAAGACTTTGTATTGAGTTTGtatttttgcttctttttttttgttgtggatTCATTTGAAGAGGAGACCCTTTGTTCTTGGAGCCGTTCTGGATGCAAAAGGCAGAGGGAAGTGCGGTTGTTGAGTCAGGATGGCACAGGATGAGCTATCATTTTTACGAAGATGGCTCATATGTGTCAGCAGAGCTCGAGAGGATCACTAGGAAGCTGCATAACGTAGTTGGAAACGCAGTTACTGATAACAGATTCGTAATCTTTGGAACTGGAGCCACGCAGTTGATTGCAGCCTCTGTTCATGCTTTGTCTCAGACAAACGCAGCATCTCCTTCAAGACTTGTGTCTGCTATTCCATACTAcaatgtaagaaaaaaaagctCTGTTCTTGGCTTTATGCATGTAAGAAACTAACTTATGTAATGGTTCTCATCAGTCTTTATGTGTGTAGGTGTACAGAGAACAAACTGAGTTCTTTAATTATGCAAATCTTAGGTTTGAAGGAGACGCGTCTGCGTGGAAGAAGAGTGAGCACAATGATAATGCGACACGAGTAATAGAGATAGTGACTTCTCCTAATAATCCAGATGGGAAGCTGAAAAGAGCGGTTCTTGAAGGTCCCAATATCAAAAGCATTCATGATTACGCGTACTACTGGCCTCATTTCACACCTATTACACATCCGGCTGATGAAGATGTGAGCTTGTTCAGTCTCACAAAGACTACTGGTCATGCTGGCTCAAGATTCGGGTGATTTCCCTCGCTTGAGTAGTCCTCTAAAACAAAGATTTGGGCCGGTCATAACAACAATCACAAGTGTTTTTCCTTTGTTTCAGATGGGCA is part of the Brassica rapa cultivar Chiifu-401-42 chromosome A09, CAAS_Brap_v3.01, whole genome shotgun sequence genome and harbors:
- the LOC103840028 gene encoding tryptophan aminotransferase-related protein 3, encoding MMHKKMLLVAASIILNLVLIIHVLYNNSTTWNPSWTNRAAKEAEDVASVSCSGHGRAYVDGLGILDGNKPPCECNNCYTGKDCSFLLPDCHAAANSGDPLFLEPFWMQKAEGSAVVESGWHRMSYHFYEDGSYVSAELERITRKLHNVVGNAVTDNRFVIFGTGATQLIAASVHALSQTNAASPSRLVSAIPYYNVYREQTEFFNYANLRFEGDASAWKKSEHNDNATRVIEIVTSPNNPDGKLKRAVLEGPNIKSIHDYAYYWPHFTPITHPADEDVSLFSLTKTTGHAGSRFGWALVKDEAVYERMKRYLTLSSMGVSRDTQLRVLQLLKVVVGDGGEGIFHFGYETMKKRWEVLNKIFSMSMRFSLETIEPEYCNYFKKRRDFTPSYAWVKCERLEDANCYEIFRAAKIKGREGKVFGSEERLVRLSLIRTQDDFDQLIHMLKKLVSQEVVRPDSI